The Diabrotica undecimpunctata isolate CICGRU chromosome 3, icDiaUnde3, whole genome shotgun sequence genome includes the window AATTCTTGCAAAGTATTTAcgtgtgaaatctcaaataactaaagtccgaaagccgccagccgctttgaattaaaaagtattcccgaaactgctttatgactgttcctgcaaaagggcggcagttcatacaataaataatattttctgacattttttttagataaggatgaaaaaaagaagtatacatgataaatgaaacgcatttaagtattaccacgtactgaataattattattgtttggaatattagagttcacagaattatctgaatcattactatttaattatttgaatttattttcgttacTGGCCTAATTATTATGAATGCATGTTTAGTAATGGATCAAAATCAAATGAATATACAAGTCGTGCCTTTTATCACTATGAGGAAAACTACGAGTATCACAAAAATATATtctaccaaaagaagaagaatggattTATACTGCAGAAACAGCAGCAATCATGCAGGAtatgaaatatttaatatatattaggTTCGAATtatgacaaatttatatttacagataGCAAAAATGCAGTAGACAAacttaaaaatgcaaaaatgagTAGATGAATAAACCACATTGACCCTATGGATCAATAAATCATAAATTCTGAAATTACATAATGAGATTCACGTTTGCTAccgaaaaaatcattttttttttaaatttccagcctttttatactattttttataaCACTAAAAACACTTTTGTGAAATATTCGTTATAAAAACTTTATATGCTTTTATACCAGTAATAAAAGAAGTAATTATACCTTTAATAAAGCTTTACAGCATCTCTATAATTCAAACAATTTAATGTATACTTTGTACAAACAGTGTGTGAAATTACCTGAGCACTTTGTCCTTTTTTTATGACTTCAATGAAGCTACAGATAAAACCAAGTCGATAAAAAAGTCTTCTACACATGTTACAAACCAGAACCTACTATTTACACCTGCTGCTATCTTGATAAATATCCGTTCAAGGTCACCGATGAAATATAAAAGATACATTTACAGATGGTGGTAAGTGGTAGAGTGTGCTTGTAAAATAGAACATTAATTATGTGTTTTGTAGAAATATAATGAGCGGTTGTTGGTGGTTCacagttacaaatttatttggtgtGTATGTGTGTACCTACGGGTTGAacatttttgcaaaaatatattcGCCACTGTAACAAATTTCTgcagttttttagaaaaattttacaTTTCAGTTTCACTACCGAACTTATTGCACTCCAATTAACGACATACTACAGGAATGTCTCATAAAGATACTTCACAAATTTGATGTACAGCTGGGTCCTAAAAAAACTACTCGTTCGTGGTACGACTcgtagtaagatttgatcattttgagcagtgtatttgattggtccgacattttatatatatttattatgacagagaaataataaaatgaacatgttaattcataaattgtgataattattaataaggtgctttaaggttgaatgctcgaataaatgaattttaaacaaataaaaggcagatatcgagcacagttttttttattaaatcttgcccaagtactttcgctcttagagcatcttcaggggcatctgaaataagccaagaaacgtttttttaacttaaaaaaaattaattaactttgaaaaaactcgaagttgatggttgataaaattttttatgtaatataacgTTTTAGTTTTACTTCGTCAAAATTGGGCTATCCAACAAGATatggagaatgtcataaacattaaatgaTAGCCTCCAGCCTCCACCACATTGATCGGCAATACcaacaataaaaacaaatcatAGTGAAAACGGCAAACCAATCAACAATAGCCCGACAGTTAACACATTAGTACCAACAACACCACAAACTTTTGGATCTTTACCTTATATTTCATTCTTAACATCGAAACTTCTCAAATTATTTAAAGGATTAGCAAATATAAAAATTGCCACTAGAAATGTTAAAACCATAGCACATTTATACACTAAAAGTAAAGATCCTCTAACAACCAAGGAAAGTACCAAAGTAGTGTATCAAATACCTTGCTCAGACTGTGAAAAGGTTTATAAAGGAAAAACTTCTATGgtgaagtcgttttaccctgtcgtatttcggattaacgcccgaaaaataatttatgactctagttacagcaactctgttatgctttcccttttctacctgctttgtggtaccgaaccttctactggtcggctgtagtacttaAGGATAAATCAGCgttaccaaaacaatttttttataaatcgtgaaaaaacgcaaattgaatgctttgtgatgataatttattgaaaaaacttttataattttatttcaaataaaattgtctcGAGAAGTGCATCCATTCCTTGCGGTCGCAtaactggataattttaattgttatatttgcaaaaatagtaaACAGTCTGCGGAGTCGAGGCTCTCCATTGACCGGACTCATCGGCCAATGACCGACGCGCCCTGCCACCGCCCTCGTGTATATATTCAGAGAGCTCCGAAAAATCTCGCTATTAGTATTCAACGATCGCCGGTTTTCAATAGTGACAATGGATAACGTTCAAGAAAACGATAGAACATCTAAATATAGGTTTTTATCTCCGAGTGAGCGTCGAATTGtgttgaaagtggaaaattattttacttgagaaaaaatcaacatgggacCAATTAGATCAGTACTAGCAGTTCAAAAAAGGACAAGTGCAGCTTGTGGAATTTCAGATCGGACCTTGCAAAGAGTTCGCAAAATGAGTGAGGaggaattaagtaaggaaaataaaaggattcgtttgcatccgaaaaccctcgacttgccacaaggtattaaaatctcaatcagaaatatcatttatgacatgtacaaagcaaaagaacatgttacaagaaagacacttactcaaaaaaaatcggttgcctgtaaagtcggttttactggcgaagattttacgtgacaacgttttttttttatttaatatttattttatatattattttatattttttatatattatatattattatattattactttatatattatttatatttcatatattatatttttatatattattttatatattatttattttatattatattattgatcttattattttctacaaaatttatttgaaaattttttcgatatatcagttagttgcggagatatcgatcattgaagttattgtttgctaccaatattttatatatttatttttttcagttataaaaaattactatttccaattgtgtctaccaagtatggtcacatgtatttgcctacatattaaataataataagtacagataatgttatgtgacgttcacttctgattatatatattttaatatttttaattttaaaaaatcaatttgaaaatcaaaacacttattcagatcgaaggttcaaatttttactaaataaatttgaaattaattaaaatttgtaattgtaaatggtaaagttgaaaattaaaacatttactaaaattggaatttgaaattcttgctaaacacagttaaattctaactccgcgcgtggtgattggtcggtttagttcgtttgtttggtcgccctgttttgacaggttagaagttataatttgttattttaaatgtttgactagcaatacgcgctgtttcttctcaatcgactgaattacgattgattgcagagtgatttaaactaataatttacttaacactatcaacatttgtcaatagtatgacataacctataaactcagtttctcaacttttgtgtcaatctaacaattaatcaatcaatcatagtttacgataatgaaatattagtgtacaattatttacctttattgttgtagttgttgtaaatgacgaatctaagcactccacattttcactacagacacagctgacgatactttaaccacacgtgtgaacttgtattatgacgctttctcggttttccaacgccaagcacgcaccgattcaacgcgtcTAATtatctagtgccgcgcgcagcggaccgatcatgtttgagtgggagagagacgcaaggcattcgccggtccggcgggcctctctctcgttcggtgactcactgtaacagacgtgagcgggcgttacactttttcttgaatgactccgagccacaacctaatttaagacgttgtcacgtcaaaataaaggacagagaactttatgggtttgaccagtttatcaaaagtattaaaagctatgggttttagatacaaaaaaaccaataatcgtaaagtgttgtgcgagctgtaaaatgttgttggaaaaaggtggaaatttataagaaactatttaaaaaacaagaattccgaatttgccagacaatttgtgtttcttgacgaaacatggatttttgcgaaaggaaataataccaaatcatcctggcaagatgattctaccaaatgctattcgaatactagtgcgagtaatggcaaaagatatattatattgcatgcaggaaatacggaaggttttatacccaatgctagtcttatattttcttcgacaaaaaaaactAATGATTACCGcggaaatatggacgccgatatttttgaacattggtttgaggaaaatagaacaagtagaacaatatgaaatagaacaagttattgatgaagtaagacctttaattattcgtaatgatgaagattcagatgaatcggatagcgagtcagatagtgatgatacctctccatagattaagacgtagatagaaaaattaacacaaaagggtaccaaccaccaaaaaaaaattaaacaaaaaccgcatgcaggagagAACCGgcgctcttgaatgcaagcaccaaaaaaattagattagcaagtaaggtagattaaggacatgcctggacgaatgactgggtattagatgacggatgaaaggattcgatgcttgctcgctctcgactgcacttggtgcagaaaagggaaagcaagtatGGGCACACAGaaccatcattagatcgccgaacaattgctttgaccggtagtgataaagccaaatgggctaacctaccacttaaatgtaaatacacggaaatctcccattgcctgacgggggataccgcgaaataATCGTgacctggctccaaagaccagggggcggaggaaagccggggctggttgtaccgcaggaggacaacctacctcgATGGGTTTGGGAATgtgtgtgtgggaagtaggaataagtttttgttttatatagatatatatttttatagatatatttataaaatatataaaaataaaaatataatacaaaattttgaacacccagtattaatattggcaaatttttttatgcttaattaaaaatagagtttagtacacgctgaaaaagaatttttgttttttcagcataaatattatccacaatattaatttttgaagttgcatgtgtaatatgaaaaatttttcaaaaactttaaatatctcaaaaacggctattttttcgGGAATGGTATCCCTATAAAAATAGATCCAaaattttacgtagattctaaaaaaaattatagtacgGTACACAGCAGAATCATCTCACAAAAGtgatataaaaacaaacaaatcacaAAGTTTGTGCATTAGCCGACCACTCCAACAATCTAAATCGCACATTTGGAGTGATTATACAAATAAAAAGtgtttttgaatttttgtattttagaaTTATGTATTATATTGTTTCTTATGTTATTATGGCTAGCGAACTATTCCAATCTCAATATttattgtcttgaaaaagaaacTAAACAGTTTcgaaagcatatatatatatatatatatatatatatatatatatatatatatatatataaaatatatataatagtgTATACTACACGAAAGCAGACTCACTGAacaaaaaagaacataaaaaacataaaacttaGCAAACAGGTAAAACAAAATGAAACGTTTCTATTCCACAGGTACGATAATAATCAAATACTAAAAACTTGTGTTTAATATTCATCTAAACACGTTGTTTGAAGTTTTAACGAGTGAAATCTCCGTCAATTTTTCATTATGAGCCGAAGTAACGTGGTGATTAAGTATTTATGAAGTGTGAAATCTGATAAAAGACTTGGAATCAACTGACCACACCGAAAGCCACAACTCGGAGACACTAAGGTTGGCAAATTGAGTAGAATTAATGTCGGTACATTACGTCTGGTTTAGCAGATTAAGGGAGAAACATGAGACTGTAACGCTTTGGGTATTGTTACATAGGGATGTGGGCGAATTAGTGAATACGGGACTATTTAGCTCTAATCAAATGTGACAGCTTAAAGACACGTTAGGTCGAAACTTGATGATTACTTTATAAAGAACGAGATTGCAATATAAAAATACCGATTAGTCAAATAAAGACTATATATATGGACCTGAGTATTAGAAGAGCCAAACTCCATTTTCGTTGTTTTGAGTAATAAGCAAGTTTCAGGAAAAgtaaaatgtcaattttaaatttaggaaaaatagatttataattactaataacGAAATTTCAAGTAAAATGAAACtagtattttttattactaaatattgTGTTGTCAAATGTTGAGTAAGTTTGAATTTTGAAGGAGTTTGGTCCTTTAAAAATTaggaaatagtaatttttcttGTATTTCTGCCTCTAAAGCAGGATAGTCATCAGCATCTAATGTTGAGGAACGTTTTAACtgtttaaaatacgttttgttATGATCACTAATGTACGGCAACAACTGAAGAGCACAGGAATAAAACAAGGAATGTCCATTTTTACAGAAATTAAGATTACTGGCTCAATCTGTTccaaaatattgtaactttctctGGACAGACTATCTGTCGAATACAACAGGAACAGTTCAATGATGTTTGTTTCGCGCTTAGTGTAGTGTTCATTCTTGCCGCTATGTATTAGCAGGTTTGTGTGTATTAGTAACGTAATAGATACGTAGTATTATAGGTTATTGTGTTAgtaaaaaatgagtaaaaatattgtattaagttcgaaaaaaaggcaaaaaactgGTAGATTACAAGATGTTATGAAGAAGTTAAGACTTTCTTCTCATGAAATGGGCCCACCATGCCACTGCAAGCGGCTTAAGTGTTTTGATGTGTTGAATGACTTGGAACGGAATAGCATATTGTCTGATTTTAACAATATGACATCCATTGATGAGCAGAATAGCTACCTTTGTGGATTAATATCCGTGGTTCCAGTTCAAAGACGCAGAAGTCGGCTGCCCGAAAGAACAGCTTCATACCATCAAAgtagttttatttataaaataagggTCAGAAGAGATggaaatataaaagaaatgtgTGTTTGTAGCAAAGCTTTTATTAGCATTCATGGAATCACTAAAGGTAAATTAGAGCATTTACAAATATCTCTTAAACAAAATGGCCTAACACCAAAAGATATGAGAGGCAAACACAGTGCATTAAGTAATAAGTTATCTGATGCTTTATACAATAAAGTCTATGAACATATTAAATCTTTTAAGGGAAGGCTTTCCCATTACAGCcttaaaaagtcaaaaaagttGTACTTACCAGAAAGCTTTAACATTAAAAAGATGTTCTtaatatttaaacaactgtatcCTAATGAAAAAGTTTCGTATGAAACATACAGAATGGTTTTTAATACGAAATTTAACATAAGTTTTGGGTATCCACATAGTGACACGTATAGTGTATGTGACAATTTCACTGCAGAAAGAAATAAATTGAATATGCAACGGCATCACGAGGCAGAAATAAAGCGATTGGAGGTAGAACACGAATTGCATAAAAGAAAAGCACAATGGTTTTATGATAGAAAGAAGGAAGCTAAAATTAGAGCTAGGACCAATCAAGATTTTGCAGCCATTGCGTTGGATTTCCAGAAAAACGTTTCCTTACCCAATGTATCAACCAATGACGTATATTATTGCAGGCAGTTGTCAATGTATTCATTTAACATTCACGTTTTAGCTTCTGGGAGgtcatttttttattcttatcctgaACATGTTGCTAGGAAAGGATCCAATGAAGTGatctcttttctttttgattttataataaatcacCTTGATAATGATGTTAGAAGTTTGCACATTTTTTGCGATTCTGCTGGAGGGCAGACCAAAAATATCACAATGTTCAGGTTTATGCATTTTGTGGTACATCAGGTCAAACGACTTGATTACATCCAAATAACATTTCCCATACGAGGTCACTCGTATTTATTATGTGACAAAAATATGGGATTAATAAACCTCAAAACAAGAATGGAGTTGCCGGATGACTGGTACGAGTTGATTCGAGGTTCAAGAAAGAATCCGTTTCCATTTACAGTTATTGAAGTTGAACAAAATATGGTAAGAAACTGGAACCAGTTTTTGCAACCAGAGTTCACACCAAAATGTTTATTTGCTATTCAACCTGTAAGAGAGATTTTTTGCAAAAAGGAAAATTGTCGCCTAATTACTTACCGCACCTCTTATAATGGTCACTGGCTACAAAGCCCCATAACTAAAGCAAACAAGAATAAACCGCAACACCTTCAATTGGCAGAAAACGAATTTAGACTTCCTTCTGTGAGTTATTCTGGTAAGAATTAATTCATTTTTCTTGGCCTAGGTCAGATTTTAATCATAAGTTTTTGCTTCAGATTATCTTCCAATCAACGAAGCCAAGTACCTAGATCTTATGAAACTAAAATGCTTTTGCGAAAACCCAAACGCAGCAAACTTTTTACCACTATTCCTCACCAAATCAAGCAGaaccaaacaaaaaaaagtaGTGTAAAAAACATATACCTACTGGgtatatttttaactgataagagatttttgtaacatttttattaagCAGATTGTTCAAAAGATGTTTTCATTGTtcctataaaataataaaagttaaaaacTGCAATATCTCAAAATCTTAATTTGGTGACAATCCTTGTTTTATTCATGTGCTCTTCAACTGCattaaataatcatatttttagtTGGCTATTGGTAATTGTTGAAGGTTTAAAGGTTTTACCTGTTCAGAAAATGTAAGACTAtctcgatttcgcatggatcccCTTCTGAGATCCACTTTTTTTAAAATCGCCATCATTAGATCTGAGTTGTTCACTTTGAATAATCAAAGTCAGTTTTATACAAAAACGGATATggaagatttttttaaaactttgtttGATTAGCATCTACGGTACCAAATccatttcttcatttttttctgtgcactatatctttttttaaagttttatctccataatttaaaaattcttcttgGCCAAAATCAAATAAgctaagttgttttttttttgtaaattgctTAAATAAAATTTGTCCAGTCATGTATCGTAACGGCCTCCATATGGGTGTGCCCTGGCTCTCTAAAGTAGTGGTTTATCTTAAATATTGAGTTTATGTCTGGTAGCCCCTTTAAAATCCTGCAGAACATTGGAGCACCATAAATGTTTCTATTCTGCCCAGACCATGAATCGCTTTAATGTCTTTTGAAGAAATATCCAAAAAAACTTTCTTAAACAAGAAGCTATTTCTTGACGTCCACGTCCTGCTATAGTTTCGTTCCATAAAAACAAATCCttttattgccaatatgatctgTTTTATGAAGAATTAGATTGTAGACCCACAGTTGTCTTTTGTAAAACGATACACCATTTCTCAAGAGGGGGGTCGGCAAACATTTTTCCAAATCAAATGAAACAGTCACATAACTTGGATCTAATTCACTTcattctttatctttcttattattTTCATAGCAGCTATTTCCAAATGGTTATTTAAATCTtcttgttttattataatatgattTGTAGCATTTGCATGATGATGAAAAGCAAGATTAAAttcttcattaaatatttttctgtactgaaatttgaggtacacctattttagtatccatatttgatatttgcaatgttgccagatttgccgtttcattattggaatctcctattcaatgggagttcaaccatatgtaacacttatgattttatgtaatctgtaaggtcttaaatacataaaacattgccaaatatatagattttaataaattttaatatttaaatgtagaatgcgGTGATTTTGACATTTATTCACcatttacattattaactaaaactgacagtagttgTGTTTCGAAAAGTTCTGCAAGATAAATTGCTTCTCTAAAATGGCTCTTAACGAAAAAGAACGAATTACTATTCTAATGATGAGAGGGTACGGTGACAGAAAAAGATCTTATTGTGAAGCAGCCAACTTGTTCAATAATACTTTTCCAAACCGTTCTCCTATTCATAATTATTGTAAGAATCAACTGAAGATGACTTCGATCGTAGATTAGAGTTTACTGAGGTAATGatgaataaaattgaaaatgatgaaaatttcgttaacagaatatgtttttccgatgaagcaacGTTTACACTGTGTGATAGTGTAAATCGACACAATGTAAGGTACTGGAGTGACTTAAATCGGGAGCGACACTGGATgcgtgaaaaccatactcaaagaccacaaaaatgCATGGTCAGGTATAGTAGGTACTTAGTTAATTGGGCCATTTTTTATCGAAGGAAATTTAACGCCAGGTCAGATAGTTACGAAATGTTACTTAGAAATAAAATTGTATCTACACTGAAAAACTTGTTTGGGGccaattttaatcagatatggtttcagcaagatggagctccagctcattttggtgtaaatgttcggcgttatttagatgagatatttcccggacgatggattggtagacgaggtagaattgaatggcctccacgttcacctgatttcaatcctaaagattatttttattggagatacttgaaaaattcagtttacaaaactaaaccagcaagtcttgcagagctaaggcaacaaatttctagacaatcatggagaaatggggagcacattttgaacacttgataaAGTAACCATTATGTTAACAAATGTTGTAATCTATCGATTGTTACGATTTAATGTAGTTGAAAATAGttagtattaaaaatttattgagacaattaggcgttgccagacttctgttttatgtatttaagacctttcAGACAACATAAAATCATAATtattacatatggttgaactcgtattgaataggagattccaataatgactgaatatataGGGTGAtaaaaaaccaaagttactagtAATTTAAGAGAAAcagcaaatctggcaacattgcataTATCAAATATGTaatctccgtatcccaaaataggtgtacctcaaattttgtaaaattatgactagcaatttacgagataattggtcgtttccaaatttttgggccactctgtatatatatacatatatatatatatatatatatatatatatatatatatatatatatatatatatatatatatatatatattaatgtgatatctagaattttaattttaaaactttacaaaaaatatatataaaacattattaaaatttttgattgatgatttatatcacacctttcaattttgttatctcaggttttactcgcgcttcaatatctatactttacagctgatgggttaggtccaaagaataacggaataaaacaacataatatgatatgaaaataatgtaataaaataaactgattaaaataccttcaaaaattattagcatacaatgtttatcaaacaaaattcgttctacgtacgtgaaccttcaataatgcatggataataattataatacaactacaatctaagatacagcttattattctacataaacaaatcaaataatattcagtgtccttcctaatgcaattttgatataacgattgtaccaagaaaatttgtatgaattatccaattctctccacagctccgtgtcccctctcagaataaatttgatctccttcgactatcgacaacttattcacacgttactaatatgatataatattttttaacccaaaattctcaaatttaatatataatgAATGTTTCTCcagttgaaacgcttcctctgccttgagttgtccaattccttgttctatgcaaaatgaactatcagttctcagcagcctcctatgtaattggcaatattaaacaagatattgcaatttagtgtcttcaatgctctccttcgaatgcacgtacctttccaatgatgccagcctcttttcctctcgccaaacttaatctctcgttccgaaataaacagcgatacgtagaatacaagtaggaaaagtttacttacaaatttgtaccagatcggctaccgtcggacacaattacttcaccaactcacaacttattctttatcacttactacccttggataccacctcgaaaaccaaccattcactttaagaaactggaactaactgactctctcatctcctctatccattcatccaacctctcattatacacaaccatcaccactttccaaattctcggccaatcagaaatttgcataccactctcacatgaaatcagaaatacctacaaactttagtaattcatattatttctacaaggacacttaatttctactgggtatttacatattccgaacaatcatttatttattaactatttttattgtccttttcatggcgcaagtccggcttacggaacactttatggcttatgggaaaaaaccatcgttaacttctagtCAATGTACCCGCACTATTTCACttattatatttatacaaaagattatttatgacaaagattacctttggttaattccaggcagctcggagtatttttattttctataatctctgaaatattgatttcatcgtacatttaatatttttacccttcaatttttaataccacaatatatatatatatatatatatatatatatatatatatatatatatatatatatatatatatatatatatatatatatattataactaAATTATCTATTAAAGAGATGAAATTCACTGTCTACATAAATTGTTTCCTCGTTTATAAATTGAAACAAAAGAGAAAGTAACATctagaatttcaatttaaaatggATCGAGACAATCAGTTATAGCCGCCAGTCCCAagattgtttttaattatatatgtaaGAAAAATATCTGATATTCACACcgaagaatatttcaaattgaAACGGCAATTGCATAATAAATCGTtgaaataaaaatgaagttacGTGGGTACATTGTTATGCTAGCCTATTATTATCGTTAAGTATAGATAACAATGTTGCCAATATGGAAAATGTAATATATTGCGAGGTAATTTGAtgcaaaaacacagaaaataatacttaattttttagtttatttgcaGTTTGTTACACCTACAGTACAGACCAGTCTCACTGCTTTCTATTATATATCTAAATTATGGAAAAGTTATTTGCAAAAGGACTTAAGCTTATATATATGGCAGAAAAAATATTATACCAATACACCAATCTGAATTGTATGAACACCCTTTCACTGAATTCGTTTTATTGTACGCctagtaataatttttttcttccgGCAATCAAGAATTACTAAAATAAACACACGATTTTTTAACAGGATGGTGCAATATGGTGCAACAGGATTTACTAAGAAGATCGGTCCCCCATCGTCTTATAAGTAAAAACAGCGATATTACCTGGCCACCTCGTAGTCCGGACCTCTCCCTATGCGACAACTTTCTTTGGGGTATGTAAAGTTGAAAGTGTTTCAAAGTAACGCTCCACGAACTATCAAGTCTTTGAAAGAACGAATACGCGAAGAAGTGGAAGCAATACCTTAAGATATGTTACTCAA containing:
- the LOC140437881 gene encoding uncharacterized protein; this translates as MSKNIVLSSKKRQKTGRLQDVMKKLRLSSHEMGPPCHCKRLKCFDVLNDLERNSILSDFNNMTSIDEQNSYLCGLISVVPVQRRRSRLPERTASYHQSSFIYKIRVRRDGNIKEMCVCSKAFISIHGITKGKLEHLQISLKQNGLTPKDMRGKHSALSNKLSDALYNKVYEHIKSFKGRLSHYSLKKSKKLYLPESFNIKKMFLIFKQLYPNEKVSYETYRMVFNTKFNISFGYPHSDTYSVCDNFTAERNKLNMQRHHEAEIKRLEVEHELHKRKAQWFYDRKKEAKIRARTNQDFAAIALDFQKNVSLPNVSTNDVYYCRQLSMYSFNIHVLASGRSFFYSYPEHVARKGSNEVISFLFDFIINHLDNDVRSLHIFCDSAGGQTKNITMFRFMHFVVHQVKRLDYIQITFPIRGHSYLLCDKNMGLINLKTRMELPDDWYELIRGSRKNPFPFTVIEVEQNMVRNWNQFLQPEFTPKCLFAIQPVREIFCKKENCRLITYRTSYNGHWLQSPITKANKNKPQHLQLAENEFRLPSVSYSGKN